One region of Amphiprion ocellaris isolate individual 3 ecotype Okinawa chromosome 9, ASM2253959v1, whole genome shotgun sequence genomic DNA includes:
- the snx10b gene encoding sorting nexin-10B isoform X3 produces the protein MREGNVHSKDQIISVWVRDPRIQKNDFWHAYLDYEICLHTDSVCFTKKISTVRRRYSEFVWLRQKLQANSLLRIQLPELPPKNPFFSLNNARQIGDRMKGLQKFLEQILQSPLLLSDSCLHLFLQSQLSVAKMEACAAGRTHYSVAQAVQQCGLRRFHSEEDLQKDLSLSCDSDSDSSECRDPEHKIKDLAISKSKSAGLLDLMGSSQEEMLSCSSGST, from the exons ATGAGGGAAGGAAATGTCCACAGCAAGGATCAG ATCATCAGCGTCTGGGTGCGGGACCCGCGGATACAAAAGAATGATTTCTGGCACGCCTACTTAGACTATGAAATTTGTTTACAT ACCGACAGTGTGTGTTTCACAAAGAAGATCTCGACTGTAAGAAGGAGATACAGTGAGTTTGTATGGCTCAGACAGAAACTACAAGCAAATTCACTGCTGAG GATACAGCTACCAGAGCTGCCCCCCAAAAACCCCTTTTTCAGTCTGAACAATGCTCGGCAGATTGGTGATCGGATGAAAGGGCTCCAGAAGTTTTTGGAACA GATCCTTCAGAGccctctgctgctgtctgacagTTGCCTGCACCTTTTCCTGCAGTCACAGCTCAGCGTGGCCAAAATGGAGGCCTGTGCTGCCGGACGGACGCACTATTCTGTGGCTCAGGCCGTCCAGCAATGTGGCCTGAGGAGGTTCCACTCAGAGGAGGACTTGCAGAAGGACCTCAGCTTGTCCTGTGACTCTGACTCAGATAG CTCAGAGTGCAGAGACCCAGAACACAAGATTAAAGATCTGGCAATAAGCAAATCCAAGAGTGCAGGTTTGCTCGATCTCATGGGAAGCAGTCAAGAGGAAATGTTAAGCTGCTCATCTGGTTCTacataa
- the snx10b gene encoding sorting nexin-10B isoform X2, with amino-acid sequence MREGNVHSKDQQIISVWVRDPRIQKNDFWHAYLDYEICLHTDSVCFTKKISTVRRRYSEFVWLRQKLQANSLLRIQLPELPPKNPFFSLNNARQIGDRMKGLQKFLEQILQSPLLLSDSCLHLFLQSQLSVAKMEACAAGRTHYSVAQAVQQCGLRRFHSEEDLQKDLSLSCDSDSDSSECRDPEHKIKDLAISKSKSAGLLDLMGSSQEEMLSCSSGST; translated from the exons ATGAGGGAAGGAAATGTCCACAGCAAGGATCAG CAGATCATCAGCGTCTGGGTGCGGGACCCGCGGATACAAAAGAATGATTTCTGGCACGCCTACTTAGACTATGAAATTTGTTTACAT ACCGACAGTGTGTGTTTCACAAAGAAGATCTCGACTGTAAGAAGGAGATACAGTGAGTTTGTATGGCTCAGACAGAAACTACAAGCAAATTCACTGCTGAG GATACAGCTACCAGAGCTGCCCCCCAAAAACCCCTTTTTCAGTCTGAACAATGCTCGGCAGATTGGTGATCGGATGAAAGGGCTCCAGAAGTTTTTGGAACA GATCCTTCAGAGccctctgctgctgtctgacagTTGCCTGCACCTTTTCCTGCAGTCACAGCTCAGCGTGGCCAAAATGGAGGCCTGTGCTGCCGGACGGACGCACTATTCTGTGGCTCAGGCCGTCCAGCAATGTGGCCTGAGGAGGTTCCACTCAGAGGAGGACTTGCAGAAGGACCTCAGCTTGTCCTGTGACTCTGACTCAGATAG CTCAGAGTGCAGAGACCCAGAACACAAGATTAAAGATCTGGCAATAAGCAAATCCAAGAGTGCAGGTTTGCTCGATCTCATGGGAAGCAGTCAAGAGGAAATGTTAAGCTGCTCATCTGGTTCTacataa
- the snx10b gene encoding sorting nexin-10B isoform X1, producing the protein MSTARIRVHSVQSFSVSSASSMQQIISVWVRDPRIQKNDFWHAYLDYEICLHTDSVCFTKKISTVRRRYSEFVWLRQKLQANSLLRIQLPELPPKNPFFSLNNARQIGDRMKGLQKFLEQILQSPLLLSDSCLHLFLQSQLSVAKMEACAAGRTHYSVAQAVQQCGLRRFHSEEDLQKDLSLSCDSDSDSSECRDPEHKIKDLAISKSKSAGLLDLMGSSQEEMLSCSSGST; encoded by the exons ATGTCCACAGCAAGGATCAG AGTGCATTCAGTTCAGAGTTTCAGCGTCTCTTCTGCCTCATCCATGCAGCAGATCATCAGCGTCTGGGTGCGGGACCCGCGGATACAAAAGAATGATTTCTGGCACGCCTACTTAGACTATGAAATTTGTTTACAT ACCGACAGTGTGTGTTTCACAAAGAAGATCTCGACTGTAAGAAGGAGATACAGTGAGTTTGTATGGCTCAGACAGAAACTACAAGCAAATTCACTGCTGAG GATACAGCTACCAGAGCTGCCCCCCAAAAACCCCTTTTTCAGTCTGAACAATGCTCGGCAGATTGGTGATCGGATGAAAGGGCTCCAGAAGTTTTTGGAACA GATCCTTCAGAGccctctgctgctgtctgacagTTGCCTGCACCTTTTCCTGCAGTCACAGCTCAGCGTGGCCAAAATGGAGGCCTGTGCTGCCGGACGGACGCACTATTCTGTGGCTCAGGCCGTCCAGCAATGTGGCCTGAGGAGGTTCCACTCAGAGGAGGACTTGCAGAAGGACCTCAGCTTGTCCTGTGACTCTGACTCAGATAG CTCAGAGTGCAGAGACCCAGAACACAAGATTAAAGATCTGGCAATAAGCAAATCCAAGAGTGCAGGTTTGCTCGATCTCATGGGAAGCAGTCAAGAGGAAATGTTAAGCTGCTCATCTGGTTCTacataa